One Hordeum vulgare subsp. vulgare chromosome 4H, MorexV3_pseudomolecules_assembly, whole genome shotgun sequence DNA window includes the following coding sequences:
- the LOC123450530 gene encoding uncharacterized protein LOC123450530, whose product MAEEQYYGGPRGAPHGLLLAVVVGLVVAGPLFLGDGGEAVTDAIAELLSPVGLLLLPVGLLLLIRLLSSDRGAAALADVFAFGGSPDAVHRVGGSPVGVALMLLLILALLYYRSALFGGGGDDDE is encoded by the coding sequence ATGGCGGAGGAGCAGTACTACGGGGGCCCGCGCGGGGCGCCGCACGGGCTGCTGctggcggtggtggtggggcTGGTGGTGGCCGGCCCGCTCTTCCTGGGTGACGGCGGCGAGGCGGTCACCGACGCCATCGCCGAGCTGCTCAGCCCCGTCGGCCTGCTCCTCCTCCCCGTGGGCCTCCTCCTGCTCATCCGCCTCCTCTCCTCCGACCGCGGCGCCGCCGCGCTGGCCGACGTGTTCGCCTTCGGCGGCTCGCCCGACGCCGTGCACCGCGTCGGGGGGTCCCCCGTCGGTGTGGCTCTCATGCTGCTCCTCATCCTCGCCCTCCTCTACTACCGCTCCGCgctcttcggcggcggcggagacgacgACGAGTAG